Proteins from a single region of Phycisphaeraceae bacterium D3-23:
- a CDS encoding SpoIIE family protein phosphatase, with the protein MPALTDFVERETLQDIQDNFTTFARLQTEIRDAAGTPVTTPTDVGRRAASDMTLQLLIESEQEHDGSLHAPIVVEGRTLGTIVVHPDQIAPSEAISDDDRDRLLAVCDRLRIEGADRDELLGAAEDTYAAKVGASIQFLYLIANAIARLCYEQHQSTQRLRELSALYEVSKALAGQRELSKVLNTATHTVARVLSVRGVVIRLLKQHKGKPELHAASVHGISDNLADKGKTLVNKSELTRKALAGEMVYIADMTTDPRSFYPEDCKQEGVVSMLSTGLMYQDQGIGTIQLFTEAPRSFTAFEENLTRAIAQLVATAIRSAQLIEEQSRSRAIVRQVKLARDVQRRMLPSHAPNLPGYDIAGCYVPSHDLGGDFYDYLNLEGSLGIAMGDVVGKGVAASLLMAHVRASLRAYAHGVYDLDQVMQRVNHALTRDTRDNEFATLWYGTLTPATRRLTYCNAGHEPGLLLRDGKIIPLDTGGMVVGVMSPNHYDKGVIDLKPGDRLLLHSDGLPDAMDPDDYRFGGARTEQLFIETCDLPAKEALARILDEVNQHRRGRAASDDTTIVLVRVL; encoded by the coding sequence ATGCCCGCGCTCACCGACTTCGTCGAGCGTGAGACCCTGCAGGACATCCAGGACAACTTCACCACGTTCGCCCGGCTGCAGACCGAGATTCGCGACGCCGCCGGCACCCCCGTCACAACGCCGACGGATGTCGGCCGGCGCGCCGCGTCCGACATGACACTCCAGCTGCTCATCGAGTCCGAGCAAGAACACGACGGCTCGCTGCACGCCCCGATCGTCGTCGAGGGCCGGACTCTGGGCACTATCGTCGTCCACCCCGACCAGATCGCACCCAGCGAGGCGATCAGCGACGACGACCGTGACCGCCTGCTGGCCGTATGTGATCGGCTTCGGATCGAAGGCGCGGACCGTGACGAACTGCTCGGCGCGGCCGAGGACACCTACGCGGCCAAGGTCGGCGCATCGATCCAGTTCCTCTACCTGATCGCCAACGCGATCGCCCGGTTGTGCTATGAGCAGCACCAGAGTACCCAGCGGCTGCGCGAGCTCTCCGCGCTCTACGAGGTCTCGAAAGCCCTGGCCGGTCAGCGCGAACTCAGCAAGGTACTCAACACCGCGACCCACACTGTCGCGCGCGTGTTGTCGGTGCGTGGCGTCGTGATCCGTCTGCTCAAACAACACAAGGGAAAGCCCGAGCTACACGCCGCATCGGTCCACGGCATCTCCGACAACCTGGCCGACAAGGGCAAGACGCTCGTGAACAAGAGCGAGCTGACGCGTAAGGCGCTCGCCGGCGAAATGGTCTACATCGCGGACATGACCACCGACCCGCGCAGCTTCTACCCCGAGGACTGCAAGCAGGAGGGCGTCGTCTCGATGCTCTCGACCGGGCTCATGTACCAGGACCAGGGGATCGGGACGATCCAGCTTTTTACCGAAGCGCCGCGTTCGTTTACGGCGTTTGAAGAAAACCTGACGCGCGCAATCGCGCAGCTCGTCGCCACCGCGATCCGCAGCGCGCAGCTCATCGAAGAGCAAAGCCGCAGCCGGGCGATCGTCCGGCAGGTCAAGCTCGCCCGCGACGTGCAACGGCGCATGCTCCCCAGCCACGCGCCCAACCTGCCGGGCTACGACATCGCCGGGTGCTACGTCCCGTCGCACGACCTGGGCGGGGACTTCTACGACTACCTGAACCTCGAGGGCTCGCTGGGCATCGCGATGGGCGACGTCGTCGGCAAAGGCGTCGCGGCCTCGCTGCTCATGGCCCACGTCCGCGCCTCGCTCCGCGCTTATGCGCACGGCGTCTACGACCTCGACCAGGTCATGCAACGCGTCAACCACGCGCTCACCCGCGACACCCGCGACAACGAGTTCGCCACGCTCTGGTACGGCACGCTCACCCCCGCGACCCGTCGGCTGACCTACTGCAACGCCGGGCACGAGCCGGGCCTGCTCCTGCGCGACGGCAAGATCATCCCGCTCGACACCGGCGGCATGGTGGTCGGCGTCATGTCGCCCAACCACTACGATAAAGGTGTCATCGACCTCAAGCCCGGCGATCGGCTGCTGCTCCACTCCGATGGCCTCCCCGATGCGATGGACCCGGACGACTACCGCTTCGGCGGAGCGCGCACCGAGCAGCTTTTCATCGAGACCTGTGACCTGCCCGCTAAGGAAGCGCTCGCCCGCATCCTCGACGAGGTCAACCAGCACCGCCGCGGCCGCGCGGCGTCGGACGACACGACGATCGTATTGGTCCGCGTGCTGTGA
- a CDS encoding FAD:protein FMN transferase, with protein MQQRKPLTTAARLALRTLPFRPARAGQALARVALTCPIAVALMAQPGCDNASDRAGDGGPAFVENPPGEEITPDMLEQLGATIAPPADQPEQALAFADGRAAELGLSRHDFAEGLMGTQVVITLYADDAADAQQAADAAFAEMRRLESVMSDYPQSYPDSELLGLAAAAVDAPGEPQAVSDDLWPVLWRAKRVHDATGGAFDITARPFTGLWRISRERGVLPPPEALAEHAPLVGMHHLILDAEAQTAYLDTPGCWLDLGGIAKGYIADRAVAVLRDHGFTIAQVRAGGDIAFGDAPPGLDGWPVNVPDFPHDGAGGGSGLAFFHANGGASVSGDAFRFVEIDGVRYSHVVDPRTGLGVTGSRYCCVRGPSAFATDAAATAGCVMDGEAFEMALEKLAQISGPLTGWRFQGAIQTPSEAP; from the coding sequence ATGCAGCAGCGTAAACCATTGACGACGGCGGCGCGGCTCGCGCTACGGACACTCCCGTTTCGCCCCGCCCGAGCGGGGCAGGCGCTCGCGCGGGTGGCCTTGACCTGCCCGATCGCGGTGGCCTTGATGGCGCAACCCGGCTGCGACAACGCCTCGGACCGCGCGGGGGATGGCGGCCCGGCATTTGTCGAGAACCCGCCCGGCGAGGAGATCACACCCGACATGCTGGAACAACTGGGCGCGACCATCGCGCCGCCGGCGGACCAGCCCGAGCAGGCGCTCGCGTTTGCGGATGGACGCGCGGCCGAGCTGGGTTTATCGCGCCACGATTTCGCCGAGGGGTTGATGGGGACGCAGGTCGTCATCACGCTCTACGCCGACGACGCGGCGGATGCGCAGCAGGCGGCCGACGCGGCGTTCGCCGAGATGCGTCGGCTCGAATCGGTCATGAGCGACTACCCCCAGTCGTACCCCGACAGCGAGTTGCTCGGGCTCGCGGCCGCGGCGGTCGATGCGCCCGGCGAGCCGCAAGCGGTAAGCGATGACCTCTGGCCCGTCCTGTGGCGCGCGAAGCGCGTGCATGATGCGACCGGCGGCGCGTTTGATATCACGGCCCGGCCGTTCACGGGGCTGTGGCGCATCAGCCGGGAGCGCGGCGTGCTGCCCCCGCCCGAGGCGCTCGCGGAGCACGCGCCGCTCGTCGGCATGCACCACCTGATCCTCGATGCAGAAGCGCAGACCGCCTATCTCGACACGCCCGGCTGCTGGCTCGACCTCGGCGGGATCGCGAAGGGCTACATCGCCGACCGCGCGGTCGCGGTGCTGCGTGACCACGGCTTCACGATCGCGCAGGTCCGCGCGGGCGGGGACATAGCGTTCGGCGATGCGCCGCCGGGGCTCGACGGCTGGCCCGTCAATGTGCCCGACTTCCCGCATGACGGCGCCGGCGGCGGGTCCGGGCTCGCGTTCTTCCACGCCAACGGCGGGGCGTCGGTGTCGGGCGATGCGTTCCGCTTTGTCGAGATCGACGGCGTGCGGTACTCGCATGTGGTGGACCCGCGCACCGGGTTGGGGGTCACCGGCAGCCGGTACTGCTGCGTGCGGGGCCCCAGCGCGTTTGCGACGGACGCAGCGGCGACGGCCGGGTGTGTGATGGACGGCGAGGCGTTCGAGATGGCGCTCGAGAAACTCGCCCAGATCTCCGGCCCGCTGACGGGCTGGCGGTTCCAGGGGGCGATCCAAACCCCCTCTGAGGCGCCCTGA